GACGTCTCCTTTCTGCGTAACGACTGTCGTACGCGGCAAAGCCGCCACGCGGTCGCAGCACGTAAAGATGAAATCAAGACCGAGGGGGAAAAGCCCTGCATTGTTTTGAAACACCTCAATTTCAGGCAAGGACAAGGCGTGCGTTTCCTTAATGCCCGGGCCCGACAAAATGGCGCCAGCCTGCTCTAACCGCTCTGCCTGAACGATCAGCGTGGCAGAGCGATCAGGGTATTGCGAGGTGCCAATTTGATATGCACTTATCGGCAAAAGGTCTGCCCATGCGCCGACTGCAAACATGCAATGGGACGGCCCAACAACAGGCGCGCCTGTATGAAAAGCGACCCAAGCACGCACCGCATCACAATCTAGCGCCCCGGCCAGATGCACTGGGGTATCAGGGTCACACAGGGTCAACAAAACCGCCCCCGTCGCAGGGGAGAGCGGCGCAGGCGGTGCGGCACCGGTGATTGTGTAGATTGTACCTGGCCGCGCCATTGCTTCCATCACCTGACGGAACGCGGC
This Octadecabacter temperatus DNA region includes the following protein-coding sequences:
- the phnH gene encoding phosphonate C-P lyase system protein PhnH, which codes for MQAETLAQTLGGGFADPAIASAAAFRQVMEAMARPGTIYTITGAAPPAPLSPATGAVLLTLCDPDTPVHLAGALDCDAVRAWVAFHTGAPVVGPSHCMFAVGAWADLLPISAYQIGTSQYPDRSATLIVQAERLEQAGAILSGPGIKETHALSLPEIEVFQNNAGLFPLGLDFIFTCCDRVAALPRTTVVTQKGDV